A window of the Cynocephalus volans isolate mCynVol1 chromosome 10, mCynVol1.pri, whole genome shotgun sequence genome harbors these coding sequences:
- the SLC25A35 gene encoding solute carrier family 25 member 35 isoform X2, which produces MDFLMSGLAACGACVFTNPLEVVKTRMQLQGELRAPGTYQRHYRNVFHAFITIGKVDGLAALQKGLAPALLYQFLMNGIRLGTYGLAEAGGYLHTAEGTLSPVRSAASGALAGMMGAYLGSPIYMVKTHLQAQAASEIAVGHQYKHQGMFQALTEIGQKHGLVGLWRGAMGCLPRVIVGSSTQLCTFSSTKDLISQWEIFPPQSWKVALVAAMVSGIAVVLAMTPFDVASTRLYNQPTDAQGKGLVYRGILDALLQTARTEGIFGMYKGIGASYFRLGPHTVLSLFFWDQLRSLYYTYTK; this is translated from the exons ATGGACTTCTTGATGAGTGGTCTGGCAGCCTGCGGGGCCTGTGTGTTCACCAATCCCCTGGAGGTGGTGAAGACCAGGATGCAGTTGCAGGGAGAACTGCGGGCCCCCGGCACCTACCAGCGGCACTACCGAAACGTCTTCCACGCCTTCATCACCATCGGCAAGGTGGATGGCCTGGCTGCTCTGCAGAAGGGCCTGGCCCCTGCCCTCTTATACCAGTTCCTGATGAATGGCATCCGACTGGGCACCTATGGGCTGGCTGAGGCTGGGGGCTACCTGCACACGGCCGAAGGCACCCTCAGTCCTGTCCGCAGCGCAGCATCTGGGGCCCTGGCTGGAATGATGGGAGCCTACTTGGGGAGCCCCATCTATATG GTGAAGACACACCTACAGGCACAGGCAGCCTCAGAAATTGCCGTAGGACACCAGTATAAGCATCAG GGCATGTTTCAGGCACTAACCGAGATTGGCCAGAAACATGGTCTGGTGGGGCTGTGGCGTGGGGCCATGGGTTGCCTGCCCCGAGTTATCGTCGGTTCCTCTACCCAGCTGTGCACCTTCTCATCCACCAAGGACCTCATAAGCCAGTGGGAG ATCTTTCCTCCCCAGAGCTGGAAGGTAGCTCTGGTAGCTGCTATGGTGAGTGGCATTGCAGTGGTCCTGGCCATGACACCCTTTGATGTGGCCAGCACGAGGCTCTACAACCAGCCCACAGATGCTCAGGGCAAG GGCCTCGTGTACCGGGGAATACTGGATGCTCTGCTGCAGACGGCTCGAACAGAGGGCATTTTTGGCATGTACAAGGGTATAGGTGCCTCCTACTTCCGTCTTGGCCCCCACACTGtcctctccctcttcttctgGGACCAGCTGCGCTCCCTCTACTACACCTACACTAAATAA
- the RANGRF gene encoding ran guanine nucleotide release factor yields the protein MEPTRESPLFGGAFSAILPAGAIDVSDLRSVPDNQEVFCHPVTDQSLIVELLELQAHVRGEAAARYHFEDVGGVQGARAVQVESVQPLSLENLALRGCCQEAWVLSGKQQIAKENQQVAKEVTLHQALLRLPQYQTDLLLTFNQPHPDNRSSLGPENLSPPPWSLGDFEQLVTSLTLHDPNIFGPQ from the exons ATGGAACCCACGCGAGAGTCTCCACTGTTCGGGGGCGCCTTCTCCGCCATCCTCCCCGCCGGGGCAATAGATGTTAG CGACCTCCGATCGGTCCCTGACAAtcaggaagttttctgccatccCGTGACCGACCAGAGCCTGATCGTGGAACTCCTGGAGCTGCAGGCCCACGTGCGGGGCGAGGCGGCTGCGCG GTACCACTTTGAGGATGTTGGCGGGGTGCAGGGGGCTAGGGCTGTGCAAGTGGAGTCTGTGCAGCCCCTCAGTCTGGAGAACCTGGCCTTGAGGGGCTGCTGTCAAGAAGCCTGGGTCCTCTCTGGCAAGCAACAGATAGCTAAGGAAAACCAGCAG GTAGCAAAGGAGGTGACACTGCACCAGGCATTGCTGCGGCTACCCCAGTACCAGACTGATCTCTTGCTCACCTTCAATCAACCCCa CCCTGACAACAGGTCATCTCTTGGCCCTGAAAATCTGTCACCTCCACCCTGGAGCCTGGGTGACTTTGAACAGCTGGTGACCAGTCTGACCCTTCATGATCCCAACATCTTTGGTCCCCAGTAA
- the SLC25A35 gene encoding solute carrier family 25 member 35 isoform X1 — protein sequence MDFLMSGLAACGACVFTNPLEVVKTRMQLQGELRAPGTYQRHYRNVFHAFITIGKVDGLAALQKGLAPALLYQFLMNGIRLGTYGLAEAGGYLHTAEGTLSPVRSAASGALAGMMGAYLGSPIYMGMFQALTEIGQKHGLVGLWRGAMGCLPRVIVGSSTQLCTFSSTKDLISQWEIFPPQSWKVALVAAMVSGIAVVLAMTPFDVASTRLYNQPTDAQGKGLVYRGILDALLQTARTEGIFGMYKGIGASYFRLGPHTVLSLFFWDQLRSLYYTYTK from the exons ATGGACTTCTTGATGAGTGGTCTGGCAGCCTGCGGGGCCTGTGTGTTCACCAATCCCCTGGAGGTGGTGAAGACCAGGATGCAGTTGCAGGGAGAACTGCGGGCCCCCGGCACCTACCAGCGGCACTACCGAAACGTCTTCCACGCCTTCATCACCATCGGCAAGGTGGATGGCCTGGCTGCTCTGCAGAAGGGCCTGGCCCCTGCCCTCTTATACCAGTTCCTGATGAATGGCATCCGACTGGGCACCTATGGGCTGGCTGAGGCTGGGGGCTACCTGCACACGGCCGAAGGCACCCTCAGTCCTGTCCGCAGCGCAGCATCTGGGGCCCTGGCTGGAATGATGGGAGCCTACTTGGGGAGCCCCATCTATATG GGCATGTTTCAGGCACTAACCGAGATTGGCCAGAAACATGGTCTGGTGGGGCTGTGGCGTGGGGCCATGGGTTGCCTGCCCCGAGTTATCGTCGGTTCCTCTACCCAGCTGTGCACCTTCTCATCCACCAAGGACCTCATAAGCCAGTGGGAG ATCTTTCCTCCCCAGAGCTGGAAGGTAGCTCTGGTAGCTGCTATGGTGAGTGGCATTGCAGTGGTCCTGGCCATGACACCCTTTGATGTGGCCAGCACGAGGCTCTACAACCAGCCCACAGATGCTCAGGGCAAG GGCCTCGTGTACCGGGGAATACTGGATGCTCTGCTGCAGACGGCTCGAACAGAGGGCATTTTTGGCATGTACAAGGGTATAGGTGCCTCCTACTTCCGTCTTGGCCCCCACACTGtcctctccctcttcttctgGGACCAGCTGCGCTCCCTCTACTACACCTACACTAAATAA